The nucleotide sequence GGGAATGTCTCTGGTGGAAGCAGGCTCAGCGGCGAATGCAGTTGAGGAAAAGAGCAGACATGCTGCCAGTACAAGCTGTAAAAACATGGTTTTTTTCTTCATATGTATACCTCCTGTCCCCGTCTGCCGCAGTATAATAGCGTGGTTCATGGAGCGGTGTCAGTTCTGCACCGTAATGGTAATCTGGGCTCCTGTCTGCCCGATATATTCTCCGCTGTCTTCTTCATACGCCAGGAAATAAGCGGTGGCGTTATAAGTTCCTTTTTCCAGAACCTTATCCAGTTTGACATTTTCAATGTAAGTTCCCGGTTTTAAATATCTGGAAGCATAAATTTCCTCGTTTGTATCGTCAATCAGAATGCTGACCCGCAGGAGCTTTGCATTGTTTCCGGGATTTTCAATCAGCAGGTTGCCTTCCGAGGTTCCGTTCAGGAAAACGGGAGAGGTGTTGATGGAAAATGCAATCATGCTGCGGTCCAGAAGATTCTGCAGTTCTTTTCTCCGTTCGTCCACATCCACACCCGGCAGAATGCCGGCAGTTGCATTGTCGTCGTATAAAAGGTCGTTATCATCTTCTTTTGTAAACAGAAAATAGCAGACGACAATGGTAAGGATAAGGAGCAGAAGTATTGCTGCGATAATCAGAGCTCGTTTTTTACCTTTACTCATAAATTTGATTCCTCCTGTTCTTTCGTTGATATAAATTGTTTGTTTTTATCAGTATATAGCGAAAATTAGTGAAATTCAAGTAAAATTAGTCGACAAATTTCTGTATATTTCGACAATTTATGAAATTATTCGACAATTATAAGGAGATATGTGCTTTGATTGAAAAGGCAAAGCCACTACATGTTTCAGAATGGACAGACGAAATAAACCGCTGGAAAATGGAATATCCGATTGACATGGAAAAAAGCGGTTTGACGTCGCAATCGGGGCGAAAGGCATCCGTGTTACAAAACCAGAAGATATAAAAACAGCTTTGATAAGTGCAAAGCAGAATACGAAAACGCCTGCGGTTATTGAATTTATCATAGACAGAGAACTCAATGTCAGGCCGATTGTCCCGCCAGGAAACTCCCTGAATGACATGATGAAATATGGATAGGTTACAATAAACTGGACAAGTTTTTTAACCCTGTTTGATAAATGGGTATGCGGGGTATTCTTTCTGTACCTCTGTTTTAAAGATGTCAGCATCCGCACAATTTGCCGCAATCTTTTTCAGATTTTCCAGATAGTCGATTTTCGTTTGTGCGTCTTTTAAGTCCTCCGGTGTGTAATGTGAGGTCAGAATCAGGTCATAACCCTTTTCAATATAACTGCGGAGTTCTGCGATAATTCCGTCAGCGTGATCTGCACCCGCAACGATTGAGTTCGAATAAGCAAAAATGCTTAGCAAACCTAGTATTTATGCGGGTTTGCGGACTTTGGAAAGGTCTTTTGATAACAAATTGATAACAGTCGTTTAAGTGCGATTATTCTTACTGTCAAGTGGTTTGTTGGTGGGAGAATGATTTGCAAGAGGTTTAGATGACTAGTATAGCGAATATTAAATTGTTGATAGTTTAAATAGTTGCTGCTTCATCGGGATTAATTTCATCCATTTTATATGTCCAATGATAAACGATTGGATCGGCATTGATCTCATCGAAGTAGCGGTATATCCGCTCCGACAGTTCCTCCTTTGAATTGACGCGGATGCCTTTTAACATCTGCTTTGTCATTTTGCTGAAAAAGCTTTCAATCATATTCAGCCATGAAGTGTGTGTCGGGGTAAATACAAACAAAAAACGGCCTTCGGGTAACGTTGCAAGAAACTGTTGGGTTTCCTTTGAAGTATGGGCTGAGTGGTTGTCCAGTATCAGCCGTATTGTGTCACCCTCCGGGTATTTTACATCAAGAATCTTTAGAAACTCGATAAAATCAGAACTTTTGTGTGTCTGGCTGACCAATGGAATTGCCTCCCCTGTCAAAAGGTCAATACCTGCAGGCAGTGACAGCGTCCCAAGCCGCACATACTCATAATCCCGGCGGACATAACCTTTTTCCTCTGTCGGGGTATGGTCGGGATATTTGTTGGCAACAGCCTGGATGCCGGGTTTTTCATCATATGAAACAGTATGTGTCAAATGCCCGTTTTCCGGTATGATGATATTCCCATCAATGCCAAACTGCATCTCGACCTGCTTATAGACCAGGAGGACGTCATGCATCTTATTCTCAAAATCAGGGTCTTTCCGTTCAAGATAATACTTGATCCTGAATGGTTTTATATCCATCTTTTTGAGATATTTTTGGAGCCATGGTTTGGTAACTGTCTTTAAGCGTGGATAGCCGGCTTCTTCAGCATATGCCTGTATATGTCTGTGCAACGCAGCCAGTGTCCATAATTCTGCAGCATAGCCAGGGTCACAGGGTTTTTGGCAGGCTATACTGACAATCCATGCTTTTGCATCGTCAGTAATCTCAACTGGTCTGCCGGAACGCTCGTCATCAAATATGGCAAGGTTAATTCCATTGTTAAGATAACGGTCAATACAGCGCCGGACGGTATTCACACTAATGCCCAGGCCGTCTGCGATAGCCTTGTCTGTCCTGGCTTCGGATTTCCATAGCAATATTCGGGCACGGTCAACAACCTGCGCCTGGATAGTTCTGGCTTTTATCAATGATTTTAGGTAATCACGTTCTTCATCTGATATTGTAATGCTATAAGATAACGCTGGCATAATCAGCCTCCATAAATTATATTTATTAAGTCTATTATACCAGATACCGAAACTATCAACAACTTAATTTATGATATACTAGTACAGCGTTTTTTTGATGCTCATATACTATCAAGGCTGTTTTTAACCAGCATATTTCCAGTTAAATGCTTTGGCTGTTAAATTGTATTGTTTAATAAAATTAAGGATGCTTTGAGCCATTTCCTCTACGGATTTATAGCTGCCTTTTTTCAAAAGCTTCCGATTGATGATACCAAACCAGATTTCTATCTGGTTCACCCAGGAACTGTGCTTCGGCGTATATACAAAACGAATCCTGTGGCTTTCATCCATAAGGAAAGTTTCCCTGCTTTTCATGCTCTCCAGTATGCCTTTCTTTCCCTTAATACCAGGATCAACCGTAATGGAACATTTCTGTGCAACCAACTTTACAGGTCCTTCGGATTTATGGGTATTAAGACCATCACAGATAATGATATAGTTTTTATCTGCATCCTCTGATATAAGCTGCCCCACAGCATTGCAGAAATCTTCCTCATTTCGTGTGCTGTTCAGATACGGTGACTGGATCCTGCCATCTGCAACACGCAGGAATGTGATCAGACTTATAGTGCCATGACGGATGTATTCAAACTCATGCAGCGCCGGGCTGCCCGGGCGTACCGGCTTGTCCGGATATTTGCGCTCCAATGCCTGGATCCCGGTCATTTCATCCGTGGAATATACTTCCGTACCGCATTCAGCAAGTTCCGAAGCCTGAAGATAGATGCCGCAGATTGTTTCAATTTTTTTTAAAGGATTCCGGGTTATCGTGCCTTTCCGGGGAGTTGAGCCAGTAACGGTTTTTCCATGGTGCGATACCCGCAAATTTAAGGAACCTCTGTACACTTGCGACAGAAATGGATCCCACGATACCCTGCCTGACAGCTTCTTTCGCAAGGGATGCAAGATTCCAGCAGCTCAGCTCACAGCCAAAGTCTTTTGGGTTTTTACACGCCAGTTCATTGATGAGCATGATCTGTTCCGGGGTGAATACAGGCTCTTTTCCGGGTCTTTGTTTATCTGAAAGCACAGACTTTATGACATCAGACAGCTTTTTATCACCATCCGGTCCGTCATACTCCTCCGTCTGGGCAATAAGGTCTATGTTGTTATAAAAACGATTCCGCCATATGCTGACAGTCGAATAGGTGGTTCCAAGCGCTTCTGCGATCTGGGTATTGTTTTTCTCCTCCGCGGCCATCAATATAATTTTGGATCGGGTCACAATACATGATGGCAGGGAATAGCTGGTGCTGAAATTTTTTAATATTGTTTCTGCCTTATCAGACAAAGTAAAAGAAGCAGCTTGAAAACCACGCATAATATTCCCTCCAATTTGAACCAATTCCTGTTAAGATATTATTGCATATTTTATAAAAAAATGGAAGAAAAAAGTATATGGTTATCAAAGAAACATTGTACTAGCATAAATCCATATTTAAAACGCCCTTAGCTGTGGGTAGGAACTCATGGCTAAGGGCGTTTTTTGTCGTGCTTGTCAATCGGTTTTTAGTTTGTCCTTGAACGCTTCGACTAAGGTATCGCTCAATTCCTTAGATGGGATATTCGCCCAATGCTGCGTAGTGTCAAACTTCGGGTAATTGTACCGCCACTGGTCGTAATCTTCCCTGCTGATTTCCTCGGCAGAGAGCTTTGTAGCCTGTTCCTGCCAAGCGGTAAGCATTTGCAGTAATTCGGCGGCATCCTTACTTTTGTCTTTGTTGACTTTCAAACAGACTTCTCCGTCTGCTTCACTGACGGTAAGACCGTAAATGTCCTCAAGTGCAAATAAGGTGTGCATAAGACCGATGTAGCTGTCAATGTCGGGTATGTCCAGAGCCTGCGGCGCAACGTCAAGAGCCTGTGCCAGTGCAGCCGCCAAGTCTGCTTTTGGCTTGCGTGAGCCAGTTTCGTACTGTGCCAGACGCACGTCTGCGCTCCGTTCGGGAAAACCGACAAGCATACCAAGGTATTTCTGTGTCATGCCCCGCATGATGCGGAAAAAATGTATTCTTTCGCCAATCGCCATAATGTTTCACTCCTTGTTCGTATGTTTATAAGGAGTATAGCATATATGCTTAGAAAAAGTCAAGAATAAGCGAAACAAAAAAGTTTAATATTTTCTTGCAAACCTATTGACAGTAGCAAAAATGTTTAGTATTATGAATTAAGCAAAAACGCTTAGAAAGAGAAAGGAGAGGTTGTATGGACAACAAATTTATCCGTGTGGACGAGGTGGCGCAAGAGCTTTCCGTATCAAAGCCTTATGCTTACAAGCTCATCAAGAAATTAAATGACGAGCTGAAGGAGCAGGGGTTTATCACGATTGCGGGGCGTGTCAACCGCCAGTATTTTGAGGAAAGACTCTACGGGGCGGGGGAAAAACAGGGAAAGGAGATGGAGTAAATGCCAGTATTTAAGAACGAGGGCAACGGCACATGGTATGTGATGGCAAGGTATGTGAACTGGAAAGGGGAGCGGAAACAGAAATGCAAGCGTGGGTTTGCCACAAAGCGGGAGGTGCAGGAATGGGAGCGGAAATTCCAGTTGCAAAATTCCGCTGACCTTGACATGGACTTTGAAGCCTTTACAGAGCTTTATGCGAATGATGTCAAGAACAGATTGAAAGAAAACACGTGGCTGACAAAGGAGCATATCATTCGGACGAAGATTCTTCCGTACTTCGGCAAGATGAAGATTAGTGAGATTGGCACAAAAGAAATCATTGCATGGCAGAATGAGCTGCTTGCCTACCGTGATGAAAAACGCAATCCCTATTCGCAGACGTATCTGAAAACAGTTCACAATCAGCTTTCAGCGATATTCAACCATGCAGTACGGTATTATGACCTCCGCTCCAATCCTGCGGCAAAGGCGGGCAATATGGGGAGCGAGGAACACAAAGAAATGCTGTTCTGGACGAAAGAGGAATATAAGAGGTTTGCGGATGAAATGATGGACAAGTCAGTTTCCTATTATGCGTTCCAGATGCTTTACTGGTGCGGAATCCGAGAGGGAGAATTATTAGCCCTGACCGCCGCAGATTTTAGTTTTGATAAGGAAACAGTCACGATTAACAAATCCTACCAACGCCTGCATAGGGAGGACGTGATTACGTCCCCGAAAATGAAAAAGAGCAACCGTACAATCAAAATGCCGAAGTTTCTCTGCGAGGAAATGCAGGAATATATCGGTATGCTGTATGGTTTAAAGAAAAAAGACCGTATCTTTACAATAACAAAGAGCTATCTCCATCACGAGATGGATAGAGGCGCAAGAGCCGCAGGGGTAAAACGTATACGGATTCACGATTTACGCCACAGCCACATCAGTTTGTTGATTGACATGGGGTTCTCGGCGGTGGCGATTGCCGACCGTGTGGGGCATGAGAGCATTGAAATCACTTACCGCTATGCACATTTATTTCCGTCAAAGCAGGCAGAAATGGCAGACAGGCTTGACGATTTAGGAAAGGGGGATTTTTGATATGTCGGCAAAGAATTTAGACAACTGCAACCGTTGGAGGAACAAGACCGTCGCCTTTCGGGTATCCCCCGAAGAAAATGAGCGGATTGACAAAGCGGTGCGGCTTTCGGGGCTTACCAAACAGGACTATATCACAAGGCGGCTCTTATGCCAAGATGTGGTAGTGCAGGGCAATCCGAGGGTGTATAAGGCTCTCCGCAACGAGCTTGCCGCTGTCTTTGCAGAATTGCAGAGGATTGAAGCGGGCGGGGGTGTAAATGAAGAACTGTTTGACACAATCGAACTGATTGCGGTTATCCTCGGCGGTCTGAAAGGAGAAGGTGAAAATGACGGATAAAAAAGAAGTGACTGCTCCTATTGTATCTGTTGGCGCAGATACGGAGCAGTCACTTCAAAAATGTAATAGTAATAGTATAATCCTAAAAACCGAAAAATTCAATATTTTCGTAGAAAAAGGCGGTGGCTGCAATGGCTGAGCTTAAAATTTTGAACATGGACGAGATACCTGCAACCGAGGTCGGGTGGCTTTGGTATCCGTATATTCCTTATGGAAAGATAACCATTGTCCACGGAGACCCCGGCGATGGAAAGACAATGATGATTTTACAGTTAGCTGCTATCTTATCAAGGGGAGATAAACTGCCTTGTGACGATACAGAGCGTGAGCCGATAAGAATTATTTACCAAACCGCAGAGGATGGACTTGGCGACACAATTAAGCCCCGTCTGCTTGCAGCCAATGCCGACTGTACGCAAATCAAGGTAATTGACGAGTCGGAAGCTGCGCTCTCAATGTTTGATGAAAGAATTGAACAGGCAATTATTGAAACGGGCGCAAAGGTAATTATTTTAGACCCTGTACAAGCGTATATCGGCGCTCAAATTGATATGAATAGGGCAAACGAAGTCCGCAATGTCCTTTCGCAGTTAGGACGGGTAGCAGAAAAACATGGATGCGCCGTTATCCTTGTCGGACACTTGAATAAAGTACAGGGCGGAAAAGCAAATTACAGAGGGCTTGGCTCAATCGACTTCCAAGCAACGGCACGAAGCGTACTCATTGTCGGCAGGCTCAAGGAAAACAAGGAAGTGCGGGTAGTTGCGCATGAAAAATCTTCCCTTGCGCCTGAAGGTGAGCCTATTGCTTTTGAACTGAATAAAGAAACTGGATTTGTATGGAAAGGTCATTATGACATTTCCATTGATGATTTATTAAACGGCATTAGCCGTGAAAAGAAATCCGAACAAGCAGAGAAATTAATCATGGATTGCCTGTCTGATGGGAAATACCAACAGCAGCTTATATTAAAGAAAGCACAGAATATCGGCATCTCAAAAAGAGTGCTTGACGAAGCAAAAAAATCTCTCGGCGTTAAGTCAATAAAGGAAGGCAATGGGTGGTATTGGGAACTTCCCGAAGAAAAAGAAGCGAGCAACTGTTAAGGTTGCAACATTGCAAATGTTTAGGACAAGTGCAATCTTGCAATGTTCTTTTTCGGTTGGGAGTGGACAATATTAAAGTTTTTGCGGGGTGCAGGGGGCTTTTTACAAAAAGCCGCCCTGTCTCGTCTGCCGACTCGGTCGGTTCGCAGCTTGTGTGCCACTGGCACACGCTCACCCCTCGGAGAGCGCAAAACCTGCCTGCAGGTTGCATTTTTGTTGGCACAGCTGACAAAAGTGCTTTTGCGTTACTTTCGGTTACTTTCGGGAAAGTAACAAAGCCTACCAGCCGAAAAGAAAGGGAGTGATTTTATAAGACGGACGATTAGCGCAATGGTTGGGAAAGGCTCGGTCAACCATAACAGCCGCAAATTTAAGGCTGAAAATGTGGATGGTGACCGTTCACACCTTAATGTAGATTACTGCAATGAGAATATAAAGAAAGTGTATCATAAGCTATTCGATGAAGCGTTACAGAGATATAACGAGAAACAGACAAGGGCAGACCGCTGCATTGCCGATTATTACGAGAAGATACGGAACTCAAAGCAGGAAAAGCCGTTCCATGAACTGATTTTGCAGATTGGCGATAAGGAAAATATGGGTGCGGGAAGTGAGAACGGACAGCTTGCAAGGAAGATTTTAGATGAATATTATCATGGATTCCAAGAGAGGAACCCTAATCTCTATGTATTTTCCGCTCATATCCATATGGATGAAGCAACGCCGCATCTTCATATTGATTTTGTCCCATTCACGACTGGCAGTAAGCGCGGGCTTGATACGAGGGTATCTTTGAAACAGGCGTTGGCGGCGCAGGGATTCAAAGGCGGCTCCCGTGGCGATACGGAGTGGAGCCAGTGGGTACAGTCCGAAAAAGAAAACCTTGCCGCTGTGATGGGGCGGCATGGCATTGAATGGGAGCATAAAGGCACGCATGAGAAACATTTGTCTGTCCTTGATTATAAAAAGCAGGAACGGGAAAAAGAGGTCATCCAACTTGAAGGGCAGATTTCAGAGAAAAAAGAGGAATTTCAAGTATTGTCGGACAGGGTGGAGAATTACGACAAAGGCATGGAAAACCTAAAAACTCTGGAACAGGCGCTTGACACTTCTTCAGAGTACCAGCTGCCAGAGCCGCAGGGGTTCATGTCTGCAAAGTCCTATAAGAATAAAGTGGCAGAGCCTTTGGCGCAAAAGCTGAAATCGCTTGTTAAAACAGCTCTTATAAGGTGCTTTGAAGCGTGGGACAGCTACTATCGGCTGAATGTCACAAACAGCAACCTCCACCGTGAGAATGAGGGGTTAAGGAAAACCAATGAGAAACTGGCAGGGGAAAATGAAAACCTCCGTGTAGAAAACAAAGATTATAAGCTGCTCCGTAAGGCATTTGGAAGTAAGCAGATGGACAATCTTTTAGAGCAGGCAAAAGCAGCACAAAAATCAAAACAGCGTGAAAAACGCTTTAAAAACAACAAAGAAGAAAGGTAGGAAACACTATGGAAAACAGGATTTATGATGAAAGTAACGGTCTTTGGTATGCAAAGAAAGGCGACTATTACCTCCCAGAGCTTGCATTACCTCCCGAAGAAGAAAAGCTGATTGGTATTTGGGAACAGCGGCATTTACGGTATCTTAAAGAGCATAAACAGTTCGTTTATCTCAATCTGCTGACAAGCGGCAGGCTGAATGAATACCTTGCAAGCGTAGATGAACAGGCAGAGGATATGTTTTTTCGGCTGGTAAAGGAGTATGCCGGCAAGCATGGAGTAACGGAGCAATTAAAGGCAGAAAATCAGCTTTTATGGGTTCAAAAAATGAATAATATTCGGGCTTGTGCGAGGGAAATTGTGGAAAACGAGGTAATCTATTTATAAGTGATAGGTGGCACTTCTACGGTATGTGGAAGTGCCTCTCAATTAAGCAAAAATAGTTCGGGGAATTGAAAAATCTTATAAATTCATGTATACTGAAAAAAAGAAATTAGACTGCGAAATTGGGGATTTTTGGAGGTAAGATAAAGATGAGCGAAATTATATTTTTAAGATGCGATGGAAATAACAAAGATTTTATAGAAAATTGCAGGTTACTTGATGAGGATTTGGATTTGCGAGTTGGAAAAGTGATTAAACGGGATAAGTATGCTCAATATAACCTAATTGATAAAATAAACGAAGCGATAGTTGTTTATCGGGGAAATAATCCGATTGGTGGTGGTTCGATACGTCCTTATGATGAAAATACAGTAGAGCTAAAAAGAGTGTTTGTCATACCAACTGAACAAGGAAAGGGCATAGGAACAGAGTTGGTTTCTAAACTAATAGAGTGGGCGAAAGAACTGGGATATAAGAAAATGATTTTGGAAACAGGAGAACTTTTAGCGGAATCCTGTCATGTATATTTAAAGTTAGGATTTAAGCAAATTCCTAATTATGGTGCGTATGTAGATATGCCAGAGTCTCTCTGTATGGGAAAAGAATTATAAGTTGAAACAGGCATATAAGAAATTTATCGTAATGCTGCATATAAAGAAAATTAAGATTGAGGAAGATAATGATATGAAGATAATAAACAAAGACATAGATAGCGGAAAACCCTTTGACTGGGGGCAAACTTCTTTAGATTATGCGAAATTCCGTGATATTTATCCACAAGAGTTTTATCAAAGGATTGTTGACCGTAAATTATGCTTGGACGGACAAACTGTCCTTGATATTGGAACAGGAACGGGGGTTCTTCCTAGAAATATGTATCAATATGGGGCGAAGTGGACGGCTGCGGATATTTCAGAAAACCAAATTGAACAAGCAAAAATTCTCTCAAAGGGTATGGATATAGATTATCATGTTATATCAACAGAGGATATAAGTTTTTCGGATAATTCTTTTGATGTAATTACAGCCTGTCAGTGTTTTTGGTATTTTGACCATGAAACTGTTAT is from Lachnospiraceae bacterium JLR.KK002 and encodes:
- a CDS encoding IS630 family transposase yields the protein MPALSYSITISDEERDYLKSLIKARTIQAQVVDRARILLWKSEARTDKAIADGLGISVNTVRRCIDRYLNNGINLAIFDDERSGRPVEITDDAKAWIVSIACQKPCDPGYAAELWTLAALHRHIQAYAEEAGYPRLKTVTKPWLQKYLKKMDIKPFRIKYYLERKDPDFENKMHDVLLVYKQVEMQFGIDGNIIIPENGHLTHTVSYDEKPGIQAVANKYPDHTPTEEKGYVRRDYEYVRLGTLSLPAGIDLLTGEAIPLVSQTHKSSDFIEFLKILDVKYPEGDTIRLILDNHSAHTSKETQQFLATLPEGRFLFVFTPTHTSWLNMIESFFSKMTKQMLKGIRVNSKEELSERIYRYFDEINADPIVYHWTYKMDEINPDEAATI
- a CDS encoding transposase; the protein is MTGIQALERKYPDKPVRPGSPALHEFEYIRHGTISLITFLRVADGRIQSPYLNSTRNEEDFCNAVGQLISEDADKNYIIICDGLNTHKSEGPVKLVAQKCSITVDPGIKGKKGILESMKSRETFLMDESHRIRFVYTPKHSSWVNQIEIWFGIINRKLLKKGSYKSVEEMAQSILNFIKQYNLTAKAFNWKYAG
- a CDS encoding helix-turn-helix domain-containing protein, translating into MRGFQAASFTLSDKAETILKNFSTSYSLPSCIVTRSKIILMAAEEKNNTQIAEALGTTYSTVSIWRNRFYNNIDLIAQTEEYDGPDGDKKLSDVIKSVLSDKQRPGKEPVFTPEQIMLINELACKNPKDFGCELSCWNLASLAKEAVRQGIVGSISVASVQRFLKFAGIAPWKNRYWLNSPERHDNPESFKKN
- a CDS encoding helix-turn-helix transcriptional regulator — its product is MAIGERIHFFRIMRGMTQKYLGMLVGFPERSADVRLAQYETGSRKPKADLAAALAQALDVAPQALDIPDIDSYIGLMHTLFALEDIYGLTVSEADGEVCLKVNKDKSKDAAELLQMLTAWQEQATKLSAEEISREDYDQWRYNYPKFDTTQHWANIPSKELSDTLVEAFKDKLKTD
- a CDS encoding LysR family transcriptional regulator, with translation MDNKFIRVDEVAQELSVSKPYAYKLIKKLNDELKEQGFITIAGRVNRQYFEERLYGAGEKQGKEME
- a CDS encoding site-specific integrase, whose protein sequence is MPVFKNEGNGTWYVMARYVNWKGERKQKCKRGFATKREVQEWERKFQLQNSADLDMDFEAFTELYANDVKNRLKENTWLTKEHIIRTKILPYFGKMKISEIGTKEIIAWQNELLAYRDEKRNPYSQTYLKTVHNQLSAIFNHAVRYYDLRSNPAAKAGNMGSEEHKEMLFWTKEEYKRFADEMMDKSVSYYAFQMLYWCGIREGELLALTAADFSFDKETVTINKSYQRLHREDVITSPKMKKSNRTIKMPKFLCEEMQEYIGMLYGLKKKDRIFTITKSYLHHEMDRGARAAGVKRIRIHDLRHSHISLLIDMGFSAVAIADRVGHESIEITYRYAHLFPSKQAEMADRLDDLGKGDF
- a CDS encoding AAA family ATPase codes for the protein MAELKILNMDEIPATEVGWLWYPYIPYGKITIVHGDPGDGKTMMILQLAAILSRGDKLPCDDTEREPIRIIYQTAEDGLGDTIKPRLLAANADCTQIKVIDESEAALSMFDERIEQAIIETGAKVIILDPVQAYIGAQIDMNRANEVRNVLSQLGRVAEKHGCAVILVGHLNKVQGGKANYRGLGSIDFQATARSVLIVGRLKENKEVRVVAHEKSSLAPEGEPIAFELNKETGFVWKGHYDISIDDLLNGISREKKSEQAEKLIMDCLSDGKYQQQLILKKAQNIGISKRVLDEAKKSLGVKSIKEGNGWYWELPEEKEASNC
- a CDS encoding plasmid recombination protein, giving the protein MVGKGSVNHNSRKFKAENVDGDRSHLNVDYCNENIKKVYHKLFDEALQRYNEKQTRADRCIADYYEKIRNSKQEKPFHELILQIGDKENMGAGSENGQLARKILDEYYHGFQERNPNLYVFSAHIHMDEATPHLHIDFVPFTTGSKRGLDTRVSLKQALAAQGFKGGSRGDTEWSQWVQSEKENLAAVMGRHGIEWEHKGTHEKHLSVLDYKKQEREKEVIQLEGQISEKKEEFQVLSDRVENYDKGMENLKTLEQALDTSSEYQLPEPQGFMSAKSYKNKVAEPLAQKLKSLVKTALIRCFEAWDSYYRLNVTNSNLHRENEGLRKTNEKLAGENENLRVENKDYKLLRKAFGSKQMDNLLEQAKAAQKSKQREKRFKNNKEER
- a CDS encoding TnpV protein — protein: MENRIYDESNGLWYAKKGDYYLPELALPPEEEKLIGIWEQRHLRYLKEHKQFVYLNLLTSGRLNEYLASVDEQAEDMFFRLVKEYAGKHGVTEQLKAENQLLWVQKMNNIRACAREIVENEVIYL
- a CDS encoding GNAT family N-acetyltransferase codes for the protein MSEIIFLRCDGNNKDFIENCRLLDEDLDLRVGKVIKRDKYAQYNLIDKINEAIVVYRGNNPIGGGSIRPYDENTVELKRVFVIPTEQGKGIGTELVSKLIEWAKELGYKKMILETGELLAESCHVYLKLGFKQIPNYGAYVDMPESLCMGKEL